Proteins encoded in a region of the Melospiza georgiana isolate bMelGeo1 chromosome 2, bMelGeo1.pri, whole genome shotgun sequence genome:
- the MRPL57 gene encoding ribosomal protein 63, mitochondrial: MFLTTVLLRKRIPGKQWIGKYRRPRQVTISMKQAMIRRLEIEAENEYWLSQPYLTQEQEYKHNTEERRAKWEAFKSLKQAKFPEHRYISDHLNHLNVTKKWTC; the protein is encoded by the coding sequence ATGTTTTTAACAACAGTATTACTGCGGAAGAGAATTCCTGGAAAACAGTGGATTGGCAAGTACAGGCGACCAAGACAGGTTACCATTTCCATGAAGCAAGCAATGATCCGGAGGTTGGAAATTGAAGCAGAGAACGAATATTGGCTCAGCCAGCCTTACCTGACACAGGAACAGGAATACAAACACAACACAGAAGAGAGACGTGCCAAGTGGGAAGCTTTCAAAAGCCTGAAACAAGCCAAGTTTCCTGAGCACAGATACATCAGCGATCATTTAAACCACTTAAATGTGACAAAGAAGTGGACATGTTGA